A portion of the uncultured Draconibacterium sp. genome contains these proteins:
- a CDS encoding MIP/aquaporin family protein produces the protein MNEFVAEIIATMILILLGDGVVANVVLKDTKGHNGGWIVISLGWGLAVMMAVIVAGPISGAHLNPAVTLGLAMGGIFPWAKVPIYIAGEIIGAMLGAILVWFTYHDHFKANTDKEGFLGVFATTPAIRNYKKNFITELIGTFVLIFVIFYITDFKFETMQIQSVEVGLGSIGALPVALLVTAIGLSLGGPTGYAINPARDLGPRIIHYLIKAPNKGDSDWAYSWVPILGPIAGAALAAALFCFC, from the coding sequence ATGAATGAATTTGTAGCAGAAATCATTGCCACAATGATTTTGATACTCCTGGGAGATGGAGTGGTAGCTAATGTTGTATTAAAAGATACTAAAGGTCACAACGGCGGATGGATTGTAATTTCGTTGGGCTGGGGACTGGCGGTAATGATGGCTGTAATAGTTGCCGGCCCCATTAGCGGCGCGCATCTAAATCCGGCAGTAACACTTGGCCTTGCAATGGGAGGCATTTTCCCCTGGGCAAAAGTTCCAATATATATTGCCGGCGAAATAATAGGTGCAATGCTTGGTGCCATATTGGTTTGGTTTACTTACCACGATCATTTTAAAGCCAATACCGATAAAGAAGGATTTTTGGGCGTATTTGCAACCACTCCCGCAATCCGTAATTACAAAAAGAATTTTATTACCGAGCTCATTGGTACATTTGTTCTAATTTTTGTCATCTTCTACATCACCGATTTTAAATTTGAAACAATGCAAATACAGTCCGTCGAGGTCGGATTAGGATCAATTGGTGCACTTCCTGTTGCACTGCTTGTTACCGCAATTGGACTTAGTCTTGGCGGCCCAACAGGTTACGCAATAAATCCTGCCCGCGATTTGGGGCCACGGATTATCCATTATCTGATAAAGGCACCCAACAAGGGAGATTCAGACTGGGCATATTCATGGGTACCTATTTTAGGGCCTATTGCCGGAGCTGCTCTGGCTGCCGCATTGTTTTGTTTCTGTTAA